A window of the Mesorhizobium sp. genome harbors these coding sequences:
- a CDS encoding sigma-54 dependent transcriptional regulator → MNGPLVLLVDDEDELRRSTAQSLDLSGLKVRDFSSADRALDFVSPGFNGVVVTDIRMPGMDGMTLMSRVREIDPDIPVILVTGHGDVQLAVKAMREGAYDFMEKPFTAQQLADMAGRAIDRRRLVLENRLLRAAAGKRDDIEARLPGRTQAMVDLRYRLRAVAATDADVLIIGDTGTGKEVTARALHDLSARATNPFVAINCAALPETLIESELFGHEAGAFPGAMRARYGKFEHSRGGTVLLDEIGSMPVDLQAKLLRVIQDRSVTRLGSNEAVPLDVRFVATSKVDLEAEVAAGRFRPDLFYRLNVVTLRLPSLSARRDDIPLLFLQLVNEAAARYRREAVDVPPQVVAAIARRDWPGNVRELRNAADRFVLGLGATPSGDAASVNGEGKLADHVAEFERGVIAGALRAHRGSLKPVYESLGISRKTLYEKMQKYGLDKSDA, encoded by the coding sequence ATGAACGGGCCGCTGGTTCTCCTCGTCGACGACGAAGACGAGCTGAGGCGCTCGACCGCGCAGTCGCTCGATCTGTCGGGATTGAAGGTGCGCGATTTCTCCTCTGCCGACCGCGCGCTCGATTTCGTCAGCCCCGGCTTCAACGGCGTCGTCGTGACCGACATCCGCATGCCCGGCATGGACGGCATGACGCTGATGAGCCGCGTGCGCGAAATCGATCCGGACATTCCGGTCATCCTCGTCACCGGTCATGGCGACGTGCAGCTCGCGGTCAAGGCGATGCGCGAGGGCGCCTACGATTTCATGGAGAAGCCGTTCACGGCGCAGCAGCTGGCGGACATGGCTGGGCGTGCGATCGACCGTCGCCGGCTGGTGCTGGAAAACCGGCTGCTGCGCGCCGCCGCCGGCAAGCGCGACGACATCGAGGCGCGGCTGCCGGGCCGCACCCAGGCAATGGTCGACCTGCGCTACCGGCTGCGCGCCGTCGCCGCCACCGACGCCGACGTGCTGATCATCGGCGACACCGGCACCGGCAAGGAGGTGACCGCCCGCGCGCTGCACGATCTCAGCGCGCGCGCGACCAATCCCTTCGTCGCGATCAACTGCGCCGCACTCCCCGAGACGCTGATCGAAAGCGAACTGTTCGGCCACGAGGCGGGCGCATTCCCGGGCGCGATGCGCGCGCGCTACGGCAAGTTCGAGCATTCGCGCGGGGGAACCGTCCTCCTCGACGAGATCGGTTCCATGCCGGTCGACCTCCAGGCGAAGCTGCTCCGCGTCATCCAGGACCGCTCGGTCACGCGGCTTGGCTCGAACGAGGCGGTGCCGCTCGACGTGCGCTTCGTCGCGACGAGCAAGGTCGATCTCGAGGCGGAGGTTGCGGCCGGGCGCTTCCGTCCGGACCTCTTCTACCGCCTCAACGTGGTCACGCTCCGGCTGCCGTCGCTGTCGGCCCGGCGGGACGACATTCCCCTGCTCTTCCTGCAGCTCGTCAACGAGGCCGCGGCGCGCTACCGCCGCGAGGCGGTCGACGTGCCGCCGCAGGTGGTCGCCGCCATCGCCCGGCGCGACTGGCCCGGAAACGTGCGCGAGCTGCGCAACGCGGCCGACCGCTTCGTGCTGGGTCTCGGCGCGACGCCGTCCGGCGACGCGGCTTCGGTCAATGGCGAGGGCAAGCTCGCCGATCACGTCGCCGAATTCGAGCGCGGGGTGATCGCCGGTGCGCTTCGGGCCCATCGTGGCAGCCTGAAACCGGTCTATGAGTCCCTCGGCATCTCGCGCAAGACACTCTACGAGAAGATGCAGAAATACGGTCTCGACAAGAGCGACGCCTGA
- a CDS encoding tripartite tricarboxylate transporter substrate binding protein BugD, with the protein MKKLLAALGVAATFSLAAYSAAAQTYPDRSITIVVPFAAGGPTDTVTRLVAEAMSKDLGQQVIVENVGGAGGTLGAKQVADADPDGYKLLLYHIGMATSDTLYRNLPYKTLESFEYVGLVTEVPMTILAKKDMAANTLAELVDYAKANADKVTVANAGIGAASHLCGMLFMSSIGTPLVTVPYKGTGPAMTDLLGGQVDIMCDQTTNTTKHIQAGTVKAYAVTTPKRLDVLPDVPTTTEAGLQGMEFGIWHGLYAPKGTPAEVVDRLSKSLQVALKDENVAARFAELGTSPSPEADATPAALKAKLESEIARWKPVIEAAGQYAD; encoded by the coding sequence ATGAAGAAGCTTCTCGCCGCGCTCGGCGTGGCCGCAACGTTCTCGCTGGCGGCCTATTCGGCCGCGGCCCAGACCTATCCCGACCGCAGCATCACGATCGTGGTGCCCTTCGCGGCCGGCGGCCCGACCGACACGGTCACCCGCCTCGTTGCCGAGGCGATGTCGAAGGATCTCGGCCAGCAGGTCATCGTCGAAAACGTCGGCGGCGCCGGCGGCACGCTTGGAGCCAAGCAGGTGGCCGACGCCGATCCGGACGGCTACAAGCTGCTGCTCTACCATATCGGCATGGCGACCTCCGACACGCTCTACCGCAACCTGCCCTACAAGACGCTGGAATCGTTCGAGTATGTCGGCCTCGTCACCGAGGTTCCGATGACGATTCTGGCCAAGAAGGACATGGCCGCCAACACGCTCGCCGAGCTCGTCGACTACGCGAAGGCCAACGCCGACAAGGTGACCGTCGCCAATGCCGGCATCGGCGCTGCCTCGCATCTGTGCGGCATGCTCTTCATGAGCTCGATCGGAACGCCGCTCGTCACCGTCCCCTACAAGGGCACCGGCCCGGCGATGACCGACCTGCTCGGCGGCCAGGTCGACATCATGTGCGACCAGACCACCAACACGACCAAGCACATCCAGGCCGGCACCGTGAAGGCCTATGCCGTCACGACGCCGAAGCGCCTCGATGTCCTGCCGGATGTCCCGACCACCACCGAGGCCGGCCTCCAGGGCATGGAATTCGGCATCTGGCACGGCCTCTATGCGCCGAAGGGCACTCCCGCCGAGGTCGTCGACCGTTTGTCGAAGTCGCTCCAGGTCGCTCTCAAGGACGAGAATGTCGCCGCCCGCTTCGCCGAGCTCGGCACCTCGCCCTCGCCGGAAGCCGACGCGACGCCCGCCGCGCTGAAGGCCAAGCTGGAAAGCGAGATCGCGCGCTGGAAGCCGGTCATCGAGGCCGCCGGCCAGTACGCCGACTGA
- a CDS encoding tripartite tricarboxylate transporter TctB family protein: MVIDRANALCGAIFIAFGAYFGLTALSMEIGTAFRMGPGFFPLFLAAILIILGAVIAIQAIRVEGEPVGGLPLRGMVFILPAPVIFALTLKGLGFVPSIFLTTLFASFASTRMRVPTAIILAALMTLFTTIVFVYGLNLPFRLFGPWLGQR; encoded by the coding sequence ATGGTCATCGACCGCGCCAACGCGCTCTGCGGGGCGATCTTCATCGCTTTCGGCGCCTATTTCGGATTGACGGCGCTCAGTATGGAGATCGGCACCGCGTTCCGCATGGGACCGGGCTTCTTCCCGCTCTTCCTGGCGGCGATCCTCATCATCCTCGGCGCCGTGATCGCCATCCAGGCGATTAGGGTCGAAGGCGAGCCGGTCGGCGGCTTGCCGCTCCGCGGCATGGTCTTCATCCTTCCGGCTCCGGTGATCTTCGCACTGACCCTGAAAGGCCTGGGCTTCGTCCCCTCGATTTTCCTGACGACGCTGTTTGCCTCCTTCGCCTCGACCAGGATGCGCGTTCCGACCGCGATTATCCTCGCCGCGCTGATGACCCTCTTCACCACGATCGTCTTCGTCTACGGGCTCAACCTGCCGTTCCGGCTGTTCGGCCCCTGGCTCGGCCAGCGCTGA
- a CDS encoding tripartite tricarboxylate transporter permease, giving the protein MDLLDNLSLGFATASTLANLGFCFIGVLLGTLIGVLPGIGPTATIAMLLPITFQIGDPTSALIMLAGIYYGAQYGGSTTAILINLPGESSSAVTAIDGYQMARKGRAGAALATAAIGSFVAGTVSTFLVALLAPPLTGIALQFGAAEYFSLMVLGLISSIALASGSIVKALAMVVLGLLLGLVGTDIYSGTPRFNLGIREYSDGLNFVAVAVGVFGIAEILRNLEDEHERSVMVKRVTNLWPSREDWRRMAAPIVRGTFIGSALGVLPGGGAILAAFASYTVEKRVSKNPGEFGSGAIEGVAGPESANNAGAQTSFIPLLTLGIPANPVMALMIGAMIIQGIVPGPNVATEQPALFWGIIASMWIGNLMLVVLNLPLVGLWVKLLTVPYYVLFPIIIGFCSIGIYSVNSNIFDLYSVAFFGFVGYVLVKLRCEPAPLLLGFVLGPLLEENLRRAMILSRGDFSTFVTRPISATLLALAAAVLVVMLLPSVRKKREEVFVDDE; this is encoded by the coding sequence ATGGATCTCCTCGACAATCTCTCCCTCGGCTTCGCCACCGCCTCGACGCTCGCCAATCTCGGCTTCTGCTTCATCGGCGTGCTGCTCGGCACCCTTATCGGCGTGCTTCCCGGCATCGGGCCGACGGCGACCATCGCCATGCTGTTGCCGATCACCTTCCAGATCGGCGATCCCACCTCGGCGCTGATCATGCTGGCCGGCATCTATTACGGCGCGCAATATGGCGGTTCGACCACCGCCATCCTCATCAACCTGCCGGGCGAGTCCTCGTCCGCGGTCACCGCCATCGACGGCTACCAGATGGCGCGCAAAGGCCGCGCCGGTGCCGCGCTCGCCACCGCGGCGATCGGCTCGTTCGTCGCCGGCACCGTGTCGACCTTCCTCGTCGCCCTGCTCGCGCCGCCGCTGACCGGCATCGCCCTGCAGTTCGGCGCGGCCGAATATTTCTCGCTGATGGTGCTCGGCCTCATCTCCTCGATCGCGCTGGCCTCGGGCTCGATCGTCAAGGCGCTGGCCATGGTCGTGCTCGGCCTGCTGCTCGGCCTCGTCGGAACCGACATCTATTCCGGCACGCCGCGCTTCAACCTCGGCATCCGCGAATATTCCGACGGACTGAACTTCGTCGCCGTCGCCGTCGGCGTGTTCGGCATCGCCGAGATCCTGCGCAACCTCGAAGACGAGCACGAGCGTTCGGTGATGGTGAAGAGGGTCACCAACCTGTGGCCGTCGCGCGAGGACTGGCGGCGCATGGCAGCGCCTATCGTGCGCGGCACCTTCATCGGCTCGGCGCTCGGCGTGCTGCCCGGCGGCGGGGCGATCCTCGCCGCCTTTGCCTCCTACACGGTCGAGAAGCGCGTCTCGAAAAACCCGGGCGAGTTCGGCAGTGGCGCCATCGAAGGCGTCGCAGGTCCCGAATCCGCCAACAATGCCGGCGCGCAGACCTCCTTCATCCCGCTCCTCACTCTGGGCATCCCGGCCAACCCGGTGATGGCGCTGATGATCGGCGCGATGATCATCCAGGGCATCGTGCCCGGCCCGAACGTTGCCACCGAGCAGCCGGCGCTGTTCTGGGGCATCATCGCCTCGATGTGGATCGGCAACCTGATGCTGGTGGTACTCAACCTGCCGCTGGTCGGGCTGTGGGTGAAGCTCTTGACCGTGCCCTACTACGTCCTCTTCCCGATCATCATCGGCTTCTGCTCGATCGGCATCTACAGCGTCAATTCCAACATCTTCGACCTCTACTCGGTCGCCTTCTTCGGCTTCGTCGGCTACGTGCTGGTCAAGCTGCGCTGCGAGCCGGCGCCGCTTCTGCTCGGCTTCGTCCTCGGGCCGCTCCTGGAGGAGAACCTGAGACGCGCGATGATCCTGTCGCGGGGCGACTTCTCCACCTTCGTCACCCGTCCGATCAGCGCCACGCTCCTGGCGCTCGCCGCCGCGGTCCTGGTCGTGATGCTCCTGCCTTCTGTGCGCAAGAAGCGCGAAGAAGTCTTCGTCGACGACGAATGA
- a CDS encoding CHRD domain-containing protein — MSAHSTSTLRTTVFACALSVGALALSAPPAQAAEEPLFAVLSGNNECNAVAPPAGPVCRVGDRDAFGSATILISQAPGAALLCFALTVDNLNVAANAAHIHSGNATFNGGVVVNLAPPVGPAASNPGASSGCVAIAAAVASAIIANPTRFYINIHNAQFPGGALRGQLF; from the coding sequence ATGTCTGCGCACAGCACCTCGACGCTGCGGACTACGGTTTTCGCATGCGCACTTTCCGTTGGCGCTCTCGCTCTTTCCGCCCCGCCCGCCCAGGCGGCCGAAGAGCCGCTTTTTGCCGTCCTGAGCGGCAACAATGAATGCAACGCCGTCGCCCCGCCGGCCGGGCCGGTCTGCCGTGTTGGCGACCGCGACGCTTTCGGCTCGGCGACGATCCTGATCTCTCAGGCCCCGGGCGCGGCTCTGCTCTGCTTTGCGCTGACGGTCGACAATCTGAACGTGGCGGCCAATGCCGCGCATATCCATTCCGGCAATGCCACCTTCAACGGCGGGGTTGTGGTCAATCTGGCGCCGCCCGTCGGACCTGCCGCCAGCAATCCCGGCGCGTCGTCCGGCTGCGTGGCGATCGCCGCCGCCGTCGCCTCGGCCATCATCGCCAACCCGACGCGGTTCTACATCAACATCCACAATGCCCAGTTCCCGGGCGGGGCCCTTCGCGGACAGCTCTTCTAG
- a CDS encoding exodeoxyribonuclease III, producing the protein MLIATFNVNNVNRRLPNLLDWLARRRPDVVALQELKAAQADFPADALAQAGYAAVWRGEKTWNGVALLARGREPVLTRDRLPGDTADAQSRYVEAAINGIVVASIYAPNGNPRPGPKFDYKLAWMERLRRHAASLRRSGAPVVLAGDFNVAPTDIDIYPTRSWDDDALIQPETRAAWRRLVGRSWTDAIRTLHPDRRVYTFWDYKRNRWPRDAGLRLDHLLLSPNLRGRLADAGVDRDERGRDGASDHAPAWLRLRD; encoded by the coding sequence GTGCTGATCGCGACCTTCAACGTCAACAATGTCAACCGGCGCCTGCCCAACCTGCTCGACTGGCTGGCGCGGCGCCGCCCCGACGTCGTCGCGCTGCAGGAGCTGAAAGCCGCGCAGGCTGATTTCCCGGCCGACGCGCTCGCGCAGGCCGGCTATGCCGCGGTGTGGCGCGGCGAAAAGACCTGGAACGGCGTCGCCCTGCTGGCGCGCGGGCGCGAACCGGTCCTCACCCGCGACCGGCTTCCCGGCGATACCGCCGACGCCCAGAGCCGCTACGTCGAGGCGGCTATCAACGGCATCGTCGTCGCGTCGATCTACGCCCCCAACGGCAACCCGCGGCCGGGTCCCAAATTCGACTACAAGCTCGCCTGGATGGAGCGGCTGCGGCGCCATGCGGCAAGCTTGCGGCGCAGCGGTGCGCCCGTTGTGCTCGCCGGCGATTTCAACGTCGCGCCGACCGACATCGACATCTATCCGACCCGTTCCTGGGACGACGATGCGCTGATCCAGCCCGAAACCCGCGCCGCCTGGCGCCGCCTCGTCGGCCGCAGCTGGACGGACGCGATCCGGACGCTCCATCCCGACCGTCGCGTCTACACGTTCTGGGATTACAAGCGAAACCGCTGGCCGCGCGACGCGGGCCTGCGCCTCGACCATCTCCTGCTCAGTCCCAATCTGCGCGGCCGCCTCGCCGACGCCGGCGTCGACCGCGACGAGCGCGGCCGGGACGGCGCCAGCGACCACGCGCCGGCCTGGCTCAGGCTGCGGGACTGA
- a CDS encoding cytochrome c codes for MTKALHLGLAFGVLLAVAAPATAQTPPDVQRGRVLVKTYCAQCHSIDKVGPSPLSVAPPLRDLHLRYPVEDLEEAFAEGISTGHPSMPQFQLDPYEIHDLIAFLKSLE; via the coding sequence ATGACGAAAGCGTTGCATTTAGGCCTTGCATTCGGTGTCTTGCTCGCCGTGGCCGCTCCCGCTACGGCGCAAACCCCGCCCGACGTCCAGCGCGGGCGCGTTCTCGTCAAAACCTACTGCGCGCAGTGCCATTCCATCGACAAGGTCGGCCCGAGCCCGCTCTCGGTCGCGCCGCCCCTGCGCGACCTGCACCTGCGCTACCCCGTCGAAGACCTCGAAGAAGCCTTCGCCGAAGGGATTTCGACCGGCCATCCGAGCATGCCGCAGTTCCAGCTCGATCCTTACGAGATTCACGACCTGATCGCGTTTCTCAAATCACTCGAGTGA
- a CDS encoding MFS transporter, producing MLTRNMSKTALAALVICHCAGMLDMVALPVWIGALVERYGFSTQQAGGIVTLYITGAFGGSLLLAHLFNNLNQRLVATVGFGIACAAFFSAAAQSGFWVLAVLHLAAGLGAGSALSMAHGTMGRTANPHRLFAISFAVLGFLAILLLATLPQLLITFGRSVLFLVFGTIMLVATVVSAVMFRNPPTLEEQLKKPFSQATWLTIFGIGIMTFNQSMVFAYVEVIGKIRGFEADAVLSVLIALGCINFLVPAPLAAFLQSRVSAPLMTQIGPIVQAALALGVTTATVMPVWGPSAAFFVTTQIFTHTFVFGLLSRLDPSGRATAATPAMALIGAALGPFVGGVLAQQYGFEALGMAAVAVGLCSAACFTVARYSSGRLQTLHAM from the coding sequence ATGCTGACGAGGAACATGAGCAAGACCGCGCTGGCCGCACTGGTGATCTGCCATTGCGCGGGCATGCTGGACATGGTGGCGCTCCCGGTGTGGATCGGAGCGCTAGTCGAGCGTTACGGCTTCAGCACGCAACAGGCGGGCGGCATCGTGACCCTCTACATAACGGGAGCGTTCGGCGGCAGCCTACTTCTGGCACATCTTTTCAACAATCTGAATCAGCGACTTGTCGCAACCGTCGGTTTCGGCATCGCCTGCGCCGCCTTTTTCTCTGCGGCGGCACAGAGCGGTTTCTGGGTGCTCGCGGTGCTGCATCTGGCCGCCGGACTTGGTGCCGGATCTGCCCTGTCGATGGCGCACGGTACCATGGGGCGCACCGCAAACCCGCACCGCTTGTTCGCGATATCCTTTGCAGTCCTCGGATTTCTCGCGATCCTGCTGCTGGCGACGTTGCCTCAGCTCTTGATCACGTTTGGCCGGTCGGTGCTGTTCCTGGTCTTTGGCACCATCATGCTGGTCGCGACGGTTGTCTCCGCGGTCATGTTCCGAAATCCTCCGACGCTAGAGGAACAGCTGAAAAAGCCGTTCAGCCAGGCAACCTGGCTGACGATTTTCGGCATAGGCATCATGACCTTCAATCAATCGATGGTGTTCGCCTACGTCGAAGTCATCGGCAAGATCCGAGGCTTCGAAGCGGATGCGGTTCTGAGCGTTCTGATTGCCCTGGGATGCATCAACTTCCTCGTGCCGGCTCCTCTTGCCGCCTTCCTGCAGTCAAGGGTCTCCGCACCGCTCATGACGCAGATCGGACCAATTGTGCAGGCAGCGCTGGCGCTTGGAGTGACGACGGCAACGGTCATGCCGGTCTGGGGCCCTTCGGCAGCCTTTTTCGTAACCACGCAGATCTTCACCCACACCTTCGTCTTCGGGCTTCTTTCACGGCTTGACCCCAGTGGACGTGCAACAGCCGCAACGCCGGCGATGGCTTTGATTGGAGCGGCCCTTGGACCGTTCGTTGGCGGCGTTCTTGCGCAACAGTACGGGTTTGAAGCACTTGGAATGGCGGCGGTCGCCGTCGGTCTCTGCTCAGCGGCATGCTTCACCGTTGCGCGATATTCCTCAGGCAGGCTGCAGACATTGCATGCCATGTAG
- a CDS encoding AraC family transcriptional regulator, giving the protein MASEGLSAVLNSIRVSESGLVTMDLFDPWSIGIDYSKPITVTVVKGRLWLKTGDKAPEVFEPGDSFVLPRGISRHRYVVSSSPSASASHSITTRRLEEMGRFEPLLKDRPDVSLRRLVWGQEGGEQTRLMSFAFDWRDRKLGPLIERIPEIIRLKRAGSQGFLKDPFLGLDLETDDAGRPGFQALIAQLAQLFLVQAFRSYALRDAEGHGGLLAALADPHLSHAVSAIHNGPGEPWSLEKLAACAGLSRSLFAHRFREVTGVTPMGYLRSWRIHMARRALRDGGATVSSIAFDLGYHSEAAFRTSFRHETGLSPREYAKSVAATVFDPSHRETDWSFYQTLPRSNARRRSLPSSGRS; this is encoded by the coding sequence ATGGCGAGCGAAGGCCTGAGTGCCGTTCTGAACTCGATCAGGGTCTCGGAAAGCGGCCTGGTGACCATGGATCTATTTGATCCGTGGTCGATCGGCATCGACTATTCCAAGCCCATTACCGTGACGGTGGTCAAAGGCAGGCTATGGCTGAAGACCGGCGACAAGGCGCCGGAGGTCTTCGAGCCCGGTGACAGCTTCGTGCTGCCGCGCGGCATCTCACGGCACCGCTACGTCGTCTCGTCCTCCCCGTCGGCATCGGCATCGCACTCTATCACCACCCGGCGCCTCGAAGAGATGGGCCGTTTCGAGCCCCTCTTGAAGGATCGCCCCGACGTGTCGCTGCGCCGGCTGGTCTGGGGACAGGAAGGCGGGGAACAGACGCGTCTGATGTCCTTCGCCTTCGACTGGCGCGATCGCAAGCTCGGCCCGCTGATCGAGAGGATTCCGGAAATCATCCGCCTCAAGCGGGCCGGAAGCCAGGGATTTCTGAAAGATCCGTTTCTCGGGCTCGATCTGGAGACCGACGATGCGGGCAGACCGGGATTCCAAGCGCTGATCGCGCAACTGGCCCAGCTCTTTCTTGTTCAGGCCTTCCGGAGCTATGCCTTGCGCGATGCGGAAGGTCACGGCGGGCTGCTGGCCGCCCTGGCGGATCCCCATCTGTCGCATGCCGTCAGCGCCATCCACAACGGGCCAGGCGAGCCCTGGTCGCTGGAGAAACTGGCGGCCTGCGCCGGACTGTCGCGCTCGCTTTTCGCGCACCGGTTCCGGGAGGTGACGGGCGTCACCCCCATGGGCTACCTGCGGTCCTGGCGCATCCATATGGCGCGGCGTGCATTGCGTGACGGCGGTGCGACTGTTTCGTCCATCGCCTTCGATCTCGGCTATCACTCCGAGGCTGCCTTCCGCACCAGTTTCCGCCACGAAACAGGCCTCAGCCCCCGCGAATACGCGAAATCGGTTGCGGCGACTGTCTTTGATCCAAGTCACCGCGAGACGGATTGGTCGTTTTATCAGACGCTACCACGCAGTAATGCACGGCGAAGATCGCTACCTTCTTCTGGACGCAGTTAA
- a CDS encoding FAD-binding oxidoreductase, which yields MIGLPNGIKANVSASACDAFSTDLDTRSGFPPRAVLYPQTIEDLLKIVRWANDSRTPLVPVSSTGPRRRGDTVARVEGAVVVDLSGMNRLVHADNRDKIAIIEAGVDFGSVNELLRPHGLRAFRPLMPRSGKSVIASYLDREPIINADVHWDPADPFGGTAIISGGGELTLNGSAALEGSLREQLERGHRHMVTFGPGNVDLTRVVQGSQGSLGIMGWAAIYCERLPQIEQSVFLCSDTPAPVLSAMREAVHRRICTTAFVADAVQLAMLLGLGLEVAETLPSWTFFATQAGYVHAPEDKVAWQRADLEAIAASHGATVATDLLGVAADDLADNLRRSRPESYRDLCLGAHKELFFLHPISSVERMIEAQQKHLARGTLQGRPVGTYIQPLAQGTFAHFERVMPHAADSAVEIGWQALAEISLDAGAFYSRPHGGSRDLAFVRDDGSARRMIGAAKALLDPHNIMNPNRFVVQEAN from the coding sequence ATGATTGGCCTGCCGAACGGCATCAAGGCCAATGTTTCGGCGTCCGCATGCGACGCCTTTTCCACCGATCTCGATACGCGCAGCGGGTTTCCGCCCCGCGCCGTCCTGTATCCCCAGACGATCGAGGATCTGCTGAAAATCGTCCGTTGGGCAAATGACAGCCGAACGCCGCTCGTTCCAGTTTCCTCGACGGGCCCTCGCCGAAGAGGCGACACCGTCGCTCGAGTCGAGGGTGCGGTGGTCGTCGACCTGTCGGGCATGAACCGGCTGGTGCATGCCGACAACCGTGACAAGATCGCAATCATCGAGGCCGGCGTCGATTTCGGATCCGTCAACGAACTGCTGCGGCCCCACGGACTGCGGGCATTCAGGCCGCTGATGCCGCGATCCGGGAAGTCGGTGATCGCCAGCTATCTCGACCGGGAACCTATCATCAACGCCGACGTGCATTGGGATCCGGCTGATCCCTTCGGCGGAACGGCCATCATTTCCGGTGGCGGAGAGCTGACGCTGAACGGGTCGGCGGCACTCGAAGGGAGCCTCCGGGAGCAGCTGGAGCGCGGCCATCGCCATATGGTGACATTCGGCCCAGGCAATGTCGACCTGACGCGCGTCGTGCAGGGGTCCCAGGGTTCACTCGGAATCATGGGGTGGGCGGCCATCTATTGTGAGCGTCTGCCGCAGATCGAGCAGAGCGTCTTCCTCTGTTCGGACACACCGGCCCCTGTCCTGTCCGCCATGCGCGAGGCGGTCCACCGGCGCATCTGCACGACCGCCTTCGTGGCGGACGCCGTCCAGCTCGCCATGCTTCTCGGACTCGGACTGGAGGTCGCGGAGACCCTGCCGTCCTGGACCTTCTTCGCGACCCAGGCCGGTTACGTTCATGCACCCGAAGACAAGGTGGCGTGGCAGAGAGCGGATCTGGAAGCGATCGCTGCAAGCCATGGCGCGACGGTCGCGACAGACCTGCTCGGGGTAGCGGCAGACGATCTGGCCGATAATCTGCGCCGCTCGAGGCCAGAGTCCTATCGCGACCTCTGTCTTGGGGCGCACAAGGAGCTGTTCTTCCTGCATCCCATTTCGTCCGTCGAACGGATGATCGAGGCGCAGCAGAAGCATCTGGCGCGCGGCACCCTCCAAGGGAGGCCCGTCGGCACCTACATTCAGCCCCTGGCGCAGGGTACCTTTGCCCATTTCGAGCGCGTCATGCCGCACGCGGCGGATTCGGCTGTCGAAATAGGGTGGCAGGCGCTGGCCGAGATCAGCCTTGATGCTGGCGCATTCTATAGCCGCCCGCATGGCGGCTCCCGCGATCTCGCATTCGTGCGGGACGACGGCAGCGCTAGGCGGATGATCGGCGCGGCAAAGGCGCTGCTGGATCCGCACAACATCATGAACCCTAACCGTTTTGTCGTTCAGGAGGCGAACTGA